In Armatimonadota bacterium, one DNA window encodes the following:
- a CDS encoding methyltransferase domain-containing protein, whose product MGRAEDIPLPAGSVDFMFSHSVLQHVGDLDRAFESMSRVLSPAGVAVHHIDLKDHGMSRSKNPLLMMQFPRWLWDLCTRNAPDAINRARLGRYLELASKHGLEAQVLSSTVTDELPVPRRALAPEFRDLPDEDLCTLAADILFRSIA is encoded by the coding sequence TTGGGCCGCGCCGAGGACATCCCGCTGCCCGCGGGAAGTGTGGATTTCATGTTCTCCCACTCTGTGCTGCAGCACGTGGGCGACCTCGACCGCGCCTTCGAAAGCATGTCTCGGGTGCTCTCCCCCGCAGGAGTCGCTGTCCACCATATCGATCTCAAAGACCATGGGATGTCGCGATCGAAGAATCCCCTCTTGATGATGCAGTTTCCCCGATGGCTCTGGGACCTGTGTACACGGAATGCACCTGACGCGATCAATCGGGCGCGCCTGGGCAGATACCTCGAATTGGCTTCGAAACACGGTTTGGAGGCACAAGTACTGTCCAGCACCGTCACCGACGAGCTTCCCGTACCTCGGCGGGCTCTGGCGCCAGAGTTCCGCGATCTACCCGACGAGGACTTGTGTACCCTGGCGGCGGACATCCTTTTCCGAAGCATCGCCTGA
- a CDS encoding glycosyltransferase family 2 protein: MEEITRETRGCEHETCVAGGRIQSGLRVSVVVPAYNAQDTIERAINSIYAQTYDDIHEIIVVDDGSTDGTADIVRSRYPEVTVIQQANTGSPGARNRGVEASSGEYVAFLDDDDEWLPEKTALQMGCFRAYPGLVMTTTESLTDDQPSPVDDSDGLLQTLAFDTVFPRIPFHCGCSGWIVRRTAFDQCGGFAVHMRRGQDTEWMLRALLLGFSLGLVTIPLFRYYGRSRRQEAEKTAEMVRKRHQVLSPIVESYGVLAAQYPARLSHRQVDRKIAEYYWAEARELWRWGLATEARECLSRCSARSKALGLRLLCSLAHGLPGPFYALQDVLVHGAKGAVQLLPGGRHLWSRIRSALNRYYLV; the protein is encoded by the coding sequence ATGGAAGAAATCACGCGAGAGACACGCGGCTGCGAGCATGAGACTTGCGTGGCCGGAGGCCGTATCCAGAGCGGTCTTCGGGTGAGTGTGGTTGTTCCTGCCTACAACGCACAGGACACCATCGAGCGGGCCATCAACTCGATCTATGCGCAGACGTATGACGACATCCACGAGATCATCGTTGTCGACGACGGATCCACCGACGGTACCGCTGATATCGTGCGCAGCAGGTACCCGGAGGTGACTGTGATCCAGCAAGCCAACACGGGCAGTCCGGGGGCGCGGAACCGAGGCGTGGAGGCATCTTCCGGAGAGTATGTTGCGTTTCTCGACGATGATGATGAGTGGTTACCCGAGAAGACAGCGCTGCAGATGGGGTGTTTTCGGGCCTACCCAGGGCTCGTGATGACCACCACAGAGAGCCTCACTGATGACCAGCCGAGCCCAGTAGACGACAGCGATGGGTTACTTCAGACGCTTGCCTTTGATACCGTCTTTCCACGGATCCCATTCCATTGTGGCTGTTCGGGATGGATAGTGCGCCGCACAGCGTTCGACCAATGCGGCGGGTTCGCGGTTCACATGCGACGTGGACAAGATACGGAATGGATGCTCAGAGCCCTGTTACTTGGGTTCTCACTCGGACTTGTCACGATCCCGCTGTTTCGTTATTACGGCAGATCGCGAAGACAGGAAGCAGAGAAGACGGCGGAAATGGTTAGGAAACGTCACCAAGTGCTCTCACCGATTGTCGAGAGCTATGGGGTGTTGGCAGCCCAGTACCCCGCGCGGCTATCTCATCGGCAGGTAGACCGGAAGATCGCGGAATACTACTGGGCTGAGGCACGGGAGCTGTGGCGCTGGGGTCTGGCCACGGAAGCACGTGAATGTCTTTCGAGATGCTCAGCGAGATCGAAGGCTCTCGGGCTGCGACTCCTGTGTTCCCTGGCGCATGGTCTGCCAGGACCGTTCTACGCGCTTCAAGACGTACTGGTGCATGGGGCCAAGGGCGCAGTGCAGCTGCTACCCGGTGGTAGGCACCTGTGGAGCAGAATCAGGTCCGCACTCAATCGCTATTACCTGGTCTAG
- a CDS encoding CpsD/CapB family tyrosine-protein kinase, with the protein MLPTTDTFLGPAPPNSAFLEGFRVLRANLLGLWGREPFKTVLVTSAQAREGKTTVAANLATVLALAGKQTIAVDADANLQGLSRACGLRGRPGLTDLCAGNMTADEVLCPTQVDTLKMVPAGTQVDRASELMLSEHLHQAIRQIADMSEFVIIDAMPAVGFGATLSLAPLTDRVLVVARARGDAQVVKQALGSLHDVGANIAGIVVNDINPQDSAIMTSYYRYYYQEEE; encoded by the coding sequence ATGTTACCCACGACTGACACGTTCCTGGGGCCCGCGCCTCCAAACTCCGCCTTCCTTGAGGGCTTCCGCGTTCTGCGCGCGAACCTCCTGGGGCTCTGGGGGCGCGAGCCGTTCAAGACGGTGCTCGTCACCAGTGCGCAAGCCCGGGAAGGCAAGACCACTGTTGCTGCGAACCTTGCCACGGTTCTGGCCTTGGCCGGTAAGCAGACCATTGCCGTTGACGCCGACGCGAACCTCCAGGGTTTGAGCCGCGCGTGCGGTCTGCGTGGCCGGCCCGGACTGACTGACTTGTGCGCCGGCAACATGACCGCTGATGAAGTTCTCTGCCCGACACAAGTCGACACGCTGAAAATGGTCCCCGCAGGGACGCAGGTGGATAGAGCTTCCGAGCTCATGCTGAGCGAGCACCTGCACCAGGCGATTCGTCAGATCGCCGACATGAGTGAATTCGTCATCATCGATGCCATGCCCGCAGTCGGCTTCGGGGCGACGCTCTCTCTCGCGCCCCTGACCGACAGAGTCCTCGTCGTTGCCCGTGCTCGCGGCGATGCCCAGGTCGTGAAGCAGGCCCTCGGGTCGCTTCATGACGTGGGCGCGAATATCGCGGGCATAGTCGTGAACGACATCAACCCCCAAGACTCGGCAATCATGACCTCATACTATCGCTATTACTACCAAGAGGAAGAATAG
- a CDS encoding glycosyltransferase family 39 protein: MRSPSGGLIAKPWDVLAGLAVILGLSLRFTGLAQESLWDDEVWSKAVVTTLALPDMLQRVAQDQHPPLYFLCLSGWAAIFGTSEAALRSLSALFGSLTLPIAWIAMRRATTPQTAALCVVLLAVSPKHLRWSQEVRQYALLGLAVWAMLWCAVKCCYRPSRTLGGSGYLSPRLVCCTRITRGPSSCLPQWVQWAHGRSSLGIAECGWDSPQSFR, translated from the coding sequence ATGCGGTCACCAAGCGGAGGCCTGATTGCTAAGCCCTGGGATGTGTTGGCTGGGCTGGCCGTCATTCTGGGGCTGTCGCTGCGCTTCACTGGGCTCGCACAGGAATCGCTGTGGGATGACGAGGTCTGGTCCAAGGCGGTCGTCACTACCCTTGCACTGCCGGACATGCTGCAGCGCGTCGCGCAGGACCAACATCCCCCTCTCTACTTCCTCTGCCTGTCTGGCTGGGCAGCCATCTTCGGCACCAGTGAGGCGGCACTGCGGTCGCTTTCCGCGCTGTTTGGCTCACTCACGCTCCCGATTGCATGGATCGCGATGCGGCGCGCAACCACGCCCCAGACTGCAGCACTATGCGTAGTGCTCTTGGCCGTCAGTCCGAAGCATCTGCGATGGTCCCAGGAGGTGCGCCAGTATGCGTTGCTGGGTCTTGCCGTGTGGGCAATGCTCTGGTGTGCGGTGAAGTGTTGCTACAGGCCCTCACGCACACTGGGTGGATCGGGCTATCTCTCACCGCGGCTTGTGTGCTGTACACGCATAACTCGGGGGCCCTCTTCGTGCTTGCCACAGTGGGTGCAGTGGGCGCATGGGCGGTCGTCACTAGGGATCGCGGAGTGTGGATGGGACTCCCCGCAGTCCTTCCGCTGA
- a CDS encoding O-antigen ligase family protein yields the protein MAEQTAVGFPAGLKAFQSGSKSVLYIAVAVLVTSLVLGWSVLLDNPAYGLLGLAGLAFALVCLADPFWGLLLMLVQFAVLPCESTFFGYYIPNVLQAGVPVVFLFAYLSALKDRRELRIMPSDVFLTGLAIWGFVGLVENNCFDTYYKQYVNKMILPMGFYYITRIIPFDATRIRKLLQANVIVLGVQALLMIRQGTTGHSSIYTTHDGNATGPFVYFWEAAPYLAMWVPLFIRALHNAKSPSGRFLAYTGLGLTVYATTLTQQRGATLALLICVPLCLLSRSMRPTVKTVIALGLLGYIPWSTSNLGEDLLNRFDEKDESRAAYREIGYAILRSPEWNPAFGIGFYQAHRVMRRIDEALIPDEELTLWGRTQRSLESVAREGKETHNFYLSLLIEFGIVGAAFWGGLMVLILVAIYHGYRRARDGIDIDDGLYVSLLASLVAWGGVAYLHNIYRFEATMSMFWFIYALLVAQPGAFVLSE from the coding sequence GTGGCAGAACAGACCGCAGTTGGGTTTCCGGCGGGCCTGAAGGCTTTCCAGAGTGGTTCGAAATCGGTACTGTACATCGCCGTTGCAGTGCTGGTAACGTCGTTGGTGCTTGGCTGGTCGGTCTTGCTGGATAACCCCGCGTATGGTCTCCTCGGCCTGGCGGGGCTTGCATTCGCCCTCGTCTGTCTGGCCGATCCCTTCTGGGGCTTGTTGCTGATGTTGGTGCAGTTCGCCGTGTTGCCGTGTGAGTCGACCTTCTTCGGTTACTACATCCCAAACGTGCTTCAGGCGGGCGTCCCAGTCGTCTTCCTCTTTGCTTACCTCTCCGCACTCAAAGACCGCCGTGAACTCCGGATAATGCCATCTGACGTGTTTCTGACCGGCCTTGCAATATGGGGGTTCGTCGGCCTTGTGGAGAACAACTGCTTTGATACCTACTACAAGCAGTACGTGAACAAGATGATCCTGCCGATGGGCTTCTACTACATCACGAGGATCATCCCGTTCGACGCCACAAGGATCAGAAAGCTCCTGCAAGCGAACGTCATAGTGCTGGGCGTCCAGGCGCTTCTGATGATACGACAGGGAACCACCGGCCACAGCTCTATCTACACAACTCACGACGGGAATGCAACCGGACCGTTTGTGTATTTCTGGGAGGCGGCGCCCTATCTGGCGATGTGGGTGCCTCTCTTCATACGTGCGCTCCACAACGCGAAGTCACCGTCGGGCCGCTTCCTTGCCTACACAGGACTGGGCCTGACCGTCTACGCAACGACTCTCACCCAGCAGCGAGGAGCTACTCTTGCGTTGCTGATCTGCGTTCCCTTGTGCCTTCTGTCGAGAAGCATGCGACCCACGGTGAAAACTGTGATAGCGCTCGGGCTGCTTGGCTATATTCCCTGGTCCACCTCAAACCTTGGCGAGGACCTGCTCAATCGATTCGATGAGAAGGATGAGTCGCGAGCAGCGTATCGGGAGATAGGCTACGCGATTCTCAGGTCGCCCGAGTGGAACCCCGCCTTCGGGATAGGTTTCTATCAGGCGCACCGGGTCATGCGCAGGATCGATGAGGCACTCATCCCTGATGAAGAGCTGACGCTGTGGGGCCGCACCCAACGCTCGCTCGAGAGCGTCGCCAGGGAGGGAAAGGAAACGCACAACTTCTACCTCTCCCTGCTAATTGAGTTCGGCATCGTTGGGGCCGCTTTCTGGGGCGGCCTTATGGTGCTCATCCTGGTCGCTATATACCACGGCTATCGTCGGGCGCGCGATGGTATAGACATCGATGACGGTCTCTACGTCAGCCTGTTAGCGTCTTTGGTCGCATGGGGAGGTGTCGCCTACCTGCACAACATCTACCGTTTCGAGGCGACCATGTCGATGTTCTGGTTCATCTACGCGCTGCTCGTTGCCCAACCAGGCGCATTCGTACTGAGCGAATAG
- a CDS encoding oligosaccharide flippase family protein: MVTSRAARVIRDTSYLVAGQFVVGLASLLPSAWLARNLPSGELSAWPACVSLVAIIYTLSNFGFRDCFAREIPKLLTQGEDERACSLLRSGLLLVTISTLLLSVLAYLLAEPVTTVMLKNEVSANVVRLLAIAVFLATMATHLEWFQNAFQQYKMFAVSRTLRNVIRPVGSVVCYWMGGIEGAIIGLAIGPALGCIVGLISLWPRLRRGTGFAPGSSLLRISMPYFASGISAGLLSHADYVLVGAIGGTQSLATYYVAFKIIEYIAHVDAHLMDTMLPKLSEAAHRGRTAFQEGFTKCSRYYFLALVPLHIGLAAAGRPIITLYAGEEYSAAGSVFSVLCMYLLVQTFFSLYRQHVIALGNRWHPFVLDSLLALSGTLLIAVLSSYWGSMGAALARGLAPLLVLPVAVFLTRRVFEPRHSRQAVLLGATGGAMALCFTMIWSGAFRSSGLQALAILITPLLYLLMLRGQLRTEDIGIIRSLVPEGARNSDTGKRVFDALNRFYVRPSNESSRVEILPRQE; this comes from the coding sequence ATGGTTACCTCCCGTGCCGCACGAGTCATTCGCGATACGAGCTACCTCGTAGCTGGCCAATTCGTCGTTGGGTTGGCTAGCCTCCTGCCATCCGCATGGCTGGCCCGCAACCTGCCTTCGGGCGAGTTGTCAGCCTGGCCCGCCTGCGTCAGCCTCGTCGCAATCATCTATACGCTGAGCAACTTCGGCTTCCGTGATTGCTTTGCGCGGGAGATACCGAAGCTTCTGACCCAGGGCGAGGATGAACGGGCCTGCAGTCTGCTGCGCAGCGGCCTTCTCCTTGTCACGATCAGCACGCTGCTGCTGAGCGTGTTGGCATACCTGCTTGCCGAGCCCGTGACCACGGTCATGCTCAAGAATGAAGTGTCAGCAAATGTTGTCCGCCTCCTGGCAATCGCTGTCTTTCTCGCGACCATGGCCACACACTTGGAGTGGTTCCAGAACGCGTTCCAGCAGTACAAGATGTTTGCGGTAAGCCGCACCTTGAGGAACGTCATACGCCCTGTCGGTTCTGTAGTGTGCTACTGGATGGGCGGAATTGAGGGGGCGATCATCGGCCTGGCAATTGGGCCCGCATTAGGTTGCATTGTGGGCCTGATATCTCTGTGGCCACGGCTCAGAAGGGGGACGGGGTTTGCCCCCGGAAGCTCTCTCTTGCGCATTTCGATGCCGTACTTCGCGTCCGGTATCTCGGCGGGTCTTCTGTCCCATGCGGACTATGTTCTGGTTGGCGCCATCGGCGGGACGCAAAGCCTCGCTACATACTACGTGGCGTTCAAGATCATTGAGTACATTGCGCACGTCGATGCGCATCTGATGGATACCATGCTGCCAAAGCTCTCGGAGGCCGCCCACAGGGGGCGCACTGCCTTCCAGGAAGGCTTCACAAAGTGCAGCAGGTACTACTTCCTGGCCTTGGTCCCTCTTCATATCGGGCTAGCGGCTGCAGGGCGGCCCATCATCACTCTCTATGCCGGCGAAGAGTACTCAGCGGCAGGCAGTGTCTTCTCGGTCCTTTGCATGTACCTCCTCGTGCAGACCTTCTTCTCCCTCTATCGCCAGCACGTCATCGCCCTTGGGAACAGGTGGCACCCGTTCGTCCTCGACTCTCTCCTGGCCTTGAGCGGGACCCTTCTGATTGCGGTGCTAAGCTCCTATTGGGGAAGCATGGGCGCCGCGTTGGCGCGCGGCCTTGCGCCTCTTCTGGTGCTGCCAGTGGCGGTCTTCCTGACGAGACGTGTGTTTGAGCCCAGGCATTCCAGACAAGCGGTTCTTCTCGGGGCCACGGGCGGCGCCATGGCGCTATGTTTCACGATGATCTGGTCGGGTGCGTTCCGGAGCAGCGGGTTGCAGGCTCTGGCCATACTCATCACTCCCCTGCTTTACCTGCTGATGCTTCGGGGGCAACTCCGAACGGAAGATATCGGCATTATTCGAAGTCTGGTGCCGGAAGGAGCCAGGAACAGTGACACAGGCAAGCGAGTGTTCGATGCGCTGAACCGGTTCTATGTCAGACCCTCGAATGAGAGCTCGAGAGTTGAGATCCTGCCCAGGCAGGAGTAG
- a CDS encoding glycosyltransferase family 39 protein — protein sequence MRHNLDDKWLLLILVSAMMLDIWAIWWGLPNTAEWDADSSVPMTTLRGALNQFSFGWFGQHQPLQPALIALLCVPLFAYVYLTGGINLSDVQRTYPWGLRDPEWVLSGVILIGRLLSLASHLLLIWAMYQIGLRLRGRVTALAAAVLGALYYPFVYYAHVGNPDMLYIALLAVAVLACFAFLEKPSARSISWLAFWAALSTSVKFQALPFFAGMVPVVLWVLLADQRRTDRQGPARTRKGLGLAGLGLVIFVATFAVANNWMLNFDSSMEWIANKKRGAEGSKETRAEWARLAASMHAADPMLRLSFAEGTWVCVREGFSLPVLGLGALGLVLLVSTQPIKAAALVGPSIAYGAFYWYVNAAFDRYLFPLVVPLLLMAAFGAERLWQASLRFRAYRFALGLVAIVLAIFLLARVIALDYVLLNGSRQQAERWFAERPQYRDATVIVYQDPDGAPRLQDLVRLRSLGPASYFADKKNQTDPKRHFRRPAVPDEVKSLPYLLNLDPEFVVLFPADRPDNEVDYLLRTNPGKYRVVASFGGPTRLVRRTFAANPKLEIWQRVRGTDPDGAGSEMKHPE from the coding sequence ATGCGGCACAACCTTGATGACAAGTGGCTGTTGCTCATACTCGTCTCGGCCATGATGCTGGATATCTGGGCCATCTGGTGGGGGTTGCCGAATACGGCAGAGTGGGACGCCGACTCTTCCGTCCCGATGACCACCCTGCGGGGCGCGCTCAACCAGTTCAGTTTCGGATGGTTCGGTCAACACCAGCCGTTGCAGCCTGCCCTGATCGCGCTCCTGTGTGTCCCGCTTTTCGCGTACGTTTACCTCACCGGCGGCATCAACTTGTCTGACGTGCAGAGGACATACCCATGGGGCCTGAGAGACCCCGAATGGGTGCTCAGTGGGGTCATTCTCATTGGCCGCCTTCTGTCATTGGCCTCCCACTTGCTCCTCATCTGGGCCATGTACCAGATCGGTCTGCGGCTGCGCGGGAGAGTGACCGCTCTTGCCGCGGCCGTCCTTGGCGCACTGTACTATCCATTCGTCTACTATGCGCACGTCGGCAACCCCGACATGTTGTACATCGCATTGTTGGCAGTGGCCGTCCTGGCCTGCTTCGCATTTCTGGAGAAGCCTTCGGCACGGAGCATCTCGTGGCTGGCTTTCTGGGCGGCACTATCAACAAGCGTGAAGTTCCAGGCGCTGCCGTTCTTCGCGGGAATGGTGCCCGTGGTGCTGTGGGTGCTTCTTGCGGATCAGCGCCGGACCGACAGGCAAGGGCCGGCCAGAACCCGGAAAGGACTGGGACTGGCGGGGCTGGGACTGGTCATCTTTGTTGCAACCTTCGCGGTCGCGAACAACTGGATGCTGAACTTTGACAGCTCGATGGAGTGGATCGCGAACAAGAAACGTGGGGCAGAAGGCTCGAAGGAGACTCGTGCGGAGTGGGCCAGACTTGCCGCTTCGATGCACGCTGCCGATCCGATGCTAAGACTGAGTTTCGCCGAGGGCACCTGGGTATGCGTCAGGGAAGGGTTCAGCCTGCCAGTGCTGGGGCTGGGGGCGTTGGGCCTGGTCTTGCTTGTGAGCACCCAGCCAATCAAGGCGGCGGCTCTCGTCGGCCCGTCCATCGCATATGGGGCCTTCTATTGGTATGTGAACGCTGCCTTCGACCGCTACCTGTTCCCGCTCGTGGTCCCGCTCCTGTTGATGGCCGCTTTCGGCGCAGAGCGGCTATGGCAGGCTTCTCTCCGCTTCCGGGCATACCGCTTTGCCCTCGGTCTTGTCGCTATCGTCTTGGCTATCTTTCTACTAGCCCGTGTCATTGCACTAGACTACGTGCTCCTCAACGGCAGCCGCCAGCAGGCCGAGCGATGGTTCGCGGAAAGACCGCAGTACCGAGATGCGACCGTGATCGTGTACCAGGACCCTGATGGAGCGCCGAGATTGCAGGATCTGGTCCGCTTGCGCTCACTTGGCCCTGCTTCGTACTTCGCGGATAAGAAGAATCAGACGGACCCGAAGCGCCATTTCCGTCGGCCGGCAGTTCCGGATGAGGTCAAGTCTCTGCCCTATCTGCTCAACCTTGATCCCGAGTTCGTGGTGCTTTTCCCCGCAGACCGTCCTGACAACGAAGTGGACTATCTGCTCCGAACGAATCCGGGCAAGTACCGGGTTGTCGCCAGTTTCGGCGGCCCAACGCGGCTGGTAAGGCGGACCTTTGCTGCTAATCCCAAGCTCGAGATCTGGCAGCGGGTGCGGGGGACGGATCCTGATGGTGCCGGTTCCGAGATGAAGCATCCAGAATGA